From Myotis daubentonii chromosome 7, mMyoDau2.1, whole genome shotgun sequence, a single genomic window includes:
- the LOC132238873 gene encoding PRAME family member 15-like yields MLPRLSETCTSHGTKGSPSYKHILRLRLHSKGSITSVQQAPEERFRVLQLCSRCRGSPPGLRSEPQPTQSQQTFRKDSFLSTLKMNIQTPPTLLQLAGESLLRDQASAITALEYLPAALFLPLFIQAYRRRIPEPLKAMVHAWPFTILPLGCVSHLSLDEVLKAVLDELDVLFAQEVRPRKWKLRVLDLRKTGDNFRRMWCGDSTQNCSLTGPVAVHSSSPNMEHPLAPLEVFLDLNFNERDGDEFLMYILQWAQQRERLVHLCCKTLRISEVPFQRVRKVLDGVQLDCIQEVEVNCTWDLPTLGTFALYLGRLDQMLRCLQTPLDKLSITNCQRLTHSDLTHLFQCPNLRQLKSLDLFGLSLADFSLEPLRALLEAVAPTLQDLRLGNCAMVDSQVEAILPALSRCHQLRDFTISENPLSMGTVKKLLRHTAVLPSLESVLSPIPLECYRTQGTVDTERLALFGDDLMGMLRELEHPNTICPGTKYCH; encoded by the exons ATGCTCCCACGTCTGTCTGAAACATGTACTTCTCATGGCACCAAGGGAAGCCCATCCTACAAGCACATTCTAAGACTTCGTTTGCACAGTAAAGGTAGCATCACCTCAGTCCAACAG GCACCAGAGGAGAGATTCAGAGTCCTCCAGCTCTGCAGTCGCTGCCGTGGTTCTCcaccaggtctgagatctgagccccagccaacccAGTCACAGCAGACGTTTCGGAAGGATTCCTTTCTGAGCACCTTGAAGATGAACATCCAGACCCCACCCACACTCCTgcagctggcaggagagagcctgCTGAGGGACCAGGCCTCAGCCATCACAGCTCTGGAGTACCTGCCGGCTGCTCTCTTCCTGCCGCTGTTCATTCAGGCCTACCGCAGGAGAATCCCGGAGCCCCTGAAGGCGATGGTGCACGCCTGGCCCTTCACTATCCTCCCTCTGGGCTGCGTGTCACATCTGTCCCTGGATGAGGTCTTAAAAGCTGTGTTGGATGAGCTTGACGTTCTGTTTGCCCAGGAGGTTCGGCCCAGGAAGTGGAAACTGCGGGTGCTGGATTTAAGGAAAACAGGTGACAACTTCAGGAGAATGTGGTGTGGAGACAGCACCCAGAATTGCTCACTGACGGGACCAGTGGCTGTGCACAGCTCCAGCCCCAACATGGAGCATCCCTTGGCTCCCTTGGAGGTGTTCCTAGACCTTAACTTCAACGAAAGGGACGGGGATGAGTTTCTCATGTACATCCTCCAATGGGCCCAGCAGAGGGAAAGGTTAGTACACCTGTGCTGCAAGACCCTGAGGATTTCTGAGGTGCCCTTCCAGAGGGTCAGAAAGGTCCTGGATGGGGTGCAGCTGGACTGCATCCAGGAGGTGGAAGTGAACTGCACCTGGGACCTGCCCACGCTGGGGACGTTTGCTCTTTACCTGG GCCGTCTGGACCAGATGCTCAGGTGCCTGCAGACCCCCTTGGACAAACTCTCCATAACAAATTGCCAGCGGCTGACGCATTCAGACCTGACACACTTGTTCCAGTGCCCGAACCTCAGGCAGCTGAAGTCCCTGGATCTATTTGGCCTCAGCCTCGCGGATTTTAGTCTTGAGCCCCTCCGAGCTCTGCTGGAGGCAGTGGCACCCACCCTCCAGGACCTGCGCCTGGGTAACTGTGCGATGGTGGACTCCCAAGTCgaggccatcctgcctgccctgagccgcTGTCACCAGCTCAGGGACTTCACCATCTCTGAGAACCCCCTCTCCATGGGCACCGTAAAGAAGCTGCTGCGCCACACAGCTGTGCTGCCCAGTTTAGAGAGCGTACTGTCCCCCATCCCCCTGGAGTGTTACAGGACCCAGGGGACGGTGGATACGGAGAGACTTGCCCTGTTTGGGGATGACTTAATGGGGATGCTGAGGGAGTTAGAACATCCCAACACCATCTGTCCTGGCACCAAGTACTGTCACTAA